A single genomic interval of Gouania willdenowi chromosome 22, fGouWil2.1, whole genome shotgun sequence harbors:
- the tbpl2 gene encoding TATA box-binding protein-like 2 isoform X2, producing MTPMTPMTPMTPMTDRSGIIPQLQNIVSTVNLGCPLDLKFIALQARNAEYNPKRFAAVIMRIREPRTTALIFSSGKMVCTGAKSEEQSRLAARKYARVVQKLGFPARFLDFKIQNMVASCDVCFPIRLEGLVLTHQQFSSYEPELFPGLIYRMVKPRIVLLIFVSGKVVLTE from the exons ATGACCCCTATGACCCCTATGACCCCCATGACCCCTATGACCGACCGCTCAGGGATCATCCCCCAGCTGCA gaacATTGTGTCCACTGTGAACTTGGGCTGTCCTTTGGACCTCAAATTCATCGCTCTGCAGGCCCGCAACGCAGAATACAACCCAAAG AGGTTTGCGGCGGTCATCATGAGGATCCGTGAGCCAAGAACAACTGCACTGATCTTCAGCTCAGGGAAGATGGTCTGTACAGGAGCCAAGAG tgaGGAGCAATCCCGGTTGGCGGCCCGTAAATACGCCCGTGTGGTTCAGAAACTGGGTTTCCCGGCCCGGTTCCTGGACTTTAAGATCCAGAACATGGTGGCGAGCTGTGATGTGTGTTTCCCTATCAGACTGGAAGGACTGGTTCTGACCCATCAGCAGTTCAGCAG ttATGAGCCTGAGCTCTTCCCAGGGCTCATCTACAGGATGGTGAAGCCTCGGATTGTGCTGCTCATCTTCGTCTCAGGGAAGGTGGTCCTAACTG
- the tbpl2 gene encoding TATA box-binding protein-like 2 isoform X1 encodes MTPMTPMTPMTPMTDRSGIIPQLQNIVSTVNLGCPLDLKFIALQARNAEYNPKRFAAVIMRIREPRTTALIFSSGKMVCTGAKSEEQSRLAARKYARVVQKLGFPARFLDFKIQNMVASCDVCFPIRLEGLVLTHQQFSSYEPELFPGLIYRMVKPRIVLLIFVSGKVVLTGAKERAEIYEAFENIYPILKGFRKQ; translated from the exons ATGACCCCTATGACCCCTATGACCCCCATGACCCCTATGACCGACCGCTCAGGGATCATCCCCCAGCTGCA gaacATTGTGTCCACTGTGAACTTGGGCTGTCCTTTGGACCTCAAATTCATCGCTCTGCAGGCCCGCAACGCAGAATACAACCCAAAG AGGTTTGCGGCGGTCATCATGAGGATCCGTGAGCCAAGAACAACTGCACTGATCTTCAGCTCAGGGAAGATGGTCTGTACAGGAGCCAAGAG tgaGGAGCAATCCCGGTTGGCGGCCCGTAAATACGCCCGTGTGGTTCAGAAACTGGGTTTCCCGGCCCGGTTCCTGGACTTTAAGATCCAGAACATGGTGGCGAGCTGTGATGTGTGTTTCCCTATCAGACTGGAAGGACTGGTTCTGACCCATCAGCAGTTCAGCAG ttATGAGCCTGAGCTCTTCCCAGGGCTCATCTACAGGATGGTGAAGCCTCGGATTGTGCTGCTCATCTTCGTCTCAGGGAAGGTGGTCCTAACTG gagcTAAGGAGCGGGCGGAGATTTATGAGGCATTCGAGAACATTTATCCAATCCTGAAAGGCTTCAGGAAGcagtga